A stretch of the Cryptosporangium minutisporangium genome encodes the following:
- a CDS encoding antibiotic biosynthesis monooxygenase family protein: MIIVAGQLFVDPADRDRYLTAVADVARVARQAPGCHDFVQAADPIDVGRINVYERWESDQDLERFRTSGEPAPEPPPVRGAEVHKYRISSVEAP, encoded by the coding sequence TTGATCATCGTCGCCGGCCAGCTGTTCGTAGACCCTGCCGACCGTGACCGATACCTGACCGCGGTGGCCGACGTCGCCCGAGTGGCTCGGCAGGCGCCCGGGTGCCACGACTTCGTCCAGGCCGCCGATCCGATCGACGTCGGGCGGATCAACGTCTACGAGCGCTGGGAGTCCGACCAGGACCTCGAGCGGTTCCGCACCTCGGGCGAGCCTGCGCCGGAGCCGCCGCCGGTGCGCGGCGCGGAGGTGCACAAGTATCGGATCAGTAGCGTCGAGGCGCCGTAA
- a CDS encoding alkaline phosphatase yields the protein MDAKPLRWLAATVTTGVLVAVGATTIAADASNERQRARSVIFVNGDGMGPAHREAARLALKGLGGQLVMDTLRVSGQLTTSPDDPTNPITDSAAGATAWTIGQRTYNGSIGYDVNKKPVPTLGFQAKRAGKATGLVTTAQVTDASPAAWFSNVPDRGQQDEIARQYLDISKPDVILGGGEDWWLPAGTPGAYPDKPAEDPTEGSRSTKGDLIAKARQSGYRYVSTPAQLQAAPNGKLLGLFSNQEMFQQREEGKGDVYSPVVSLATMTSKALSTLSKDRDGFFLMIEEEAIDEFSHNNNGTRMLQSMGELDKAVAVAKAYVAEHPDTLLVVTGDHECGGLTVEDTGTGDESGDAISREDGPFSIPGSPLKFNLDWTTPSHTGVDVPVTAAGPYAGQFTGKHPNTYVHEVLSKILTK from the coding sequence GTGGACGCCAAACCACTGCGCTGGCTCGCCGCGACGGTCACGACAGGAGTGCTCGTGGCGGTGGGGGCCACCACGATCGCCGCGGACGCGTCGAACGAACGGCAGCGGGCGCGCAGCGTCATCTTCGTCAACGGTGACGGCATGGGCCCGGCCCACCGGGAAGCGGCCCGCCTCGCGCTCAAGGGCTTGGGCGGACAGCTGGTCATGGACACCCTGCGGGTCTCCGGACAGCTGACGACCAGCCCCGACGATCCGACCAACCCGATCACCGACTCGGCGGCCGGTGCGACCGCGTGGACGATCGGCCAGCGCACCTACAACGGCTCGATCGGGTACGACGTCAACAAGAAGCCGGTGCCGACACTCGGCTTCCAGGCCAAGCGCGCAGGCAAGGCCACCGGCCTGGTCACCACCGCACAGGTCACCGACGCCTCTCCGGCGGCGTGGTTCTCGAACGTCCCGGACCGGGGACAGCAGGACGAGATCGCCCGGCAGTACCTCGACATCAGCAAACCCGACGTGATCCTCGGCGGCGGCGAGGACTGGTGGCTGCCCGCAGGCACCCCGGGCGCGTACCCGGACAAGCCCGCGGAGGATCCGACCGAGGGCAGCCGCAGCACGAAGGGCGATCTGATCGCGAAGGCGCGGCAGAGCGGCTACCGGTACGTGTCCACGCCGGCGCAGCTGCAGGCGGCTCCGAACGGCAAGCTGCTCGGTCTCTTCTCCAACCAGGAGATGTTCCAGCAGCGCGAAGAGGGGAAGGGCGACGTCTACAGCCCGGTCGTCAGCCTGGCCACGATGACGTCGAAGGCGTTGTCGACGCTCTCCAAGGACCGGGACGGCTTCTTCCTGATGATCGAGGAGGAGGCGATCGACGAGTTCTCCCACAACAACAACGGCACGCGGATGCTGCAGTCGATGGGCGAGCTGGACAAGGCCGTCGCGGTGGCGAAGGCCTACGTCGCGGAACACCCGGACACGCTGCTCGTCGTCACCGGCGACCACGAGTGCGGTGGGTTGACCGTCGAGGACACCGGGACCGGCGACGAGTCCGGCGACGCGATCTCCCGGGAGGACGGGCCGTTCTCGATCCCGGGTAGCCCTCTGAAGTTCAACCTCGACTGGACGACGCCCAGCCACACCGGCGTGGACGTGCCGGTCACCGCGGCGGGCCCGTACGCCGGCCAGTTCACCGGCAAGCACCCCAACACGTACGTGCACGAGGTGCTGTCCAAGATCCTGACGAAGTAG
- a CDS encoding RidA family protein: MEITTIDPQPRSYGQGALVTGAARTLFVSGQVPEDSAGVVPAEFDEQCRLAWANVLAVLDAAGLALSNLVKVTVFLSDRRYREANARIRDEVLAGHSPALTVIITGIYDEKWLLEIEAIATS; this comes from the coding sequence GTGGAGATAACGACTATCGACCCGCAGCCGCGCTCGTACGGGCAAGGAGCGCTGGTCACCGGCGCTGCACGGACCCTGTTCGTCAGCGGGCAGGTGCCGGAGGACTCGGCCGGTGTCGTTCCGGCCGAGTTCGACGAGCAGTGCCGGCTGGCCTGGGCCAACGTTCTCGCGGTGTTGGACGCCGCTGGCCTAGCGCTGTCCAACTTGGTCAAGGTGACCGTGTTCCTCTCCGACCGGCGGTATCGCGAAGCCAATGCGCGTATCCGCGATGAGGTGCTCGCCGGTCACAGTCCGGCGTTGACCGTGATCATCACCGGCATCTACGACGAGAAGTGGCTGCTGGAGATCGAGGCGATCGCGACGAGCTAG